The following proteins are encoded in a genomic region of Gimesia algae:
- a CDS encoding tetratricopeptide repeat protein, translating to MKRRLIFACLELDTALMSAMLGDSIGRCNIVLIVGLRMQYFAYFNRVYFFNSSVCFRQPLAKLRIIWAGMLLVCFLFLSGLYSSVAGASQKLSAAALNQPVYLDLQKQDSNIRVPSILVRELFRQAFLIAAREEMGYRTRDASLGEPLPPQDAGDVPVFNVHVTLNRRSRYIVQVMQRDGDTEKLIEKRDLKMTNRTPLTDVARLAEEYSHTWFKDLLQQAGYIPLKRKAATTELSRYQPLFIKPEKLNYRQQFTRLIDTHREINEQGESPERLATLAQSYALYGTLTEQYWSLIPLAAKARGLLYAERLQIKCPHKAYAFSYRALVRTLVGLDRMALKDLETASALQPKVNESPQWLPVIEAHCLYDNKRLEGKKLSPENELLRRYLNLLKATYFGTTQQKNAAVDAYLAQDSRSPRAFYTRPRTISDGQSLAMIHDANEDLINYAFGYIEEKNVLRMLPERTGTKLPNLIKSRDSIVADLHAMGTSRDEKNEPSFSMLASTVQELTMLQAWDLISRYQELRAVNADSILDLFLKSLAKHPFKPFLQSFAWQQAVATDAFSELRFVPGQYWTPATYPILVRDRQISLPDEPLESVRSPTFIRNAGHVISELAYAIDHAVPEAEKQQWVPYLKAVSPHAPYTIMQELTYNWEQNQQRIPELLKEYADADLLIHAIAQQYLLRFDYPRAESIYQTMYNQEPSYENIQPLINLARVQENAELELKLLKEALKLADKRSLQKRHQQAEIAKYYIRQGDYQQALSYAELVAKSNSSRGLRIGAECHRLLGDLDSAFELRKQESLRYNNQFNFHAWCRSQGLEPPGPLQDRLKPVLEYYSNVPLPDNRHLVADQLIYGQLFEVGCYLILENNPRTAMKVWNYSAEEYEFVADAFPAVMAALLADELGLTKERDEYLSKAIQIEFRAQGKRYHVPQIKQVLLFKQILTGSDIPSAEVIDWYLQQPPNQQIRTNFRYFIGKALLQKKQHKLAIQYLQQAVDSGDQEQKTARLAAFTLLKMKNKPQPADTKKPENTPAELPRLLDRVHAYGYHKNRDLELVTLNRAAERFPESSLVLVKRGHLHATLKKRDLAQQDFDKAIELSPQVPEVWMSRGEFLESTGKDQAAIKDYEQAAQLDSKNYFAHQKAALLLAASADNKARNGKRAFDHARQAARLLTEKKSSNMALLAAAYAELKEFSKAKEYNQNAIESESNYRLKRNYQNRQKLYDAKKPLRLKKRS from the coding sequence ATGAAACGACGGCTTATTTTTGCCTGTCTGGAGTTGGATACTGCACTGATGTCTGCTATGTTGGGGGACTCAATCGGCAGATGTAACATTGTATTAATCGTGGGTCTTCGCATGCAGTATTTCGCTTATTTTAACCGGGTTTACTTTTTCAATTCGAGCGTTTGTTTTCGGCAGCCCTTAGCGAAGCTGCGAATAATCTGGGCCGGGATGCTACTGGTCTGTTTTCTCTTCTTGTCCGGGCTATATTCTTCAGTTGCAGGCGCGAGTCAGAAACTTTCGGCAGCGGCACTGAATCAGCCGGTTTATCTGGATCTGCAGAAACAGGATTCAAATATCCGGGTCCCCAGTATTCTGGTTCGAGAGCTGTTTCGGCAGGCCTTTCTGATCGCGGCACGCGAGGAAATGGGCTATCGGACACGTGATGCCTCTCTGGGAGAACCGCTCCCACCACAAGACGCAGGGGATGTTCCGGTTTTCAATGTGCATGTCACCCTTAATCGCAGAAGCCGATATATTGTTCAGGTCATGCAGCGGGACGGTGACACAGAAAAGCTGATTGAGAAGCGGGATCTAAAAATGACCAATCGCACTCCGCTGACTGATGTAGCCCGCTTAGCCGAAGAATACTCGCACACCTGGTTTAAAGACCTCCTGCAGCAGGCGGGTTACATTCCGCTGAAACGAAAAGCAGCGACGACTGAACTTTCACGGTATCAGCCTCTGTTTATCAAGCCGGAAAAATTAAATTATCGGCAACAATTCACCCGATTGATCGACACGCACCGCGAGATCAACGAGCAGGGGGAGTCTCCGGAGCGGCTGGCGACTCTCGCGCAAAGTTATGCTTTATACGGGACGTTGACGGAACAGTACTGGAGCCTGATTCCCCTGGCGGCCAAAGCACGCGGGTTATTGTATGCGGAGCGACTGCAGATCAAGTGTCCGCACAAAGCCTATGCGTTTTCGTACCGCGCATTGGTGCGCACCTTAGTCGGCCTGGATCGGATGGCGCTGAAAGATCTGGAAACGGCGTCCGCTCTCCAGCCAAAGGTGAATGAGTCCCCGCAGTGGTTGCCTGTGATTGAAGCGCACTGTCTGTACGACAATAAGCGTCTGGAAGGCAAGAAGTTAAGCCCGGAGAATGAACTGCTTCGACGATATCTTAACCTGTTAAAGGCGACTTATTTCGGTACAACTCAACAGAAGAACGCAGCCGTCGATGCCTATCTGGCACAGGATTCCCGCTCCCCCCGGGCATTTTATACCAGACCCAGAACCATCAGTGATGGCCAGAGTCTGGCGATGATTCATGATGCAAACGAGGACCTGATTAACTACGCATTTGGTTATATTGAAGAAAAAAATGTTTTGAGAATGCTGCCGGAAAGAACCGGGACCAAACTGCCAAACCTGATTAAGAGTCGCGATTCCATCGTGGCTGATCTGCATGCCATGGGAACCAGTCGGGATGAAAAAAACGAGCCCTCCTTTTCGATGCTGGCAAGTACGGTGCAGGAACTGACGATGCTGCAGGCCTGGGATTTAATCAGTCGCTATCAGGAACTGAGGGCTGTGAATGCGGACTCGATTCTCGATCTGTTTTTGAAGTCGCTCGCAAAGCATCCCTTCAAACCGTTTCTGCAGAGCTTTGCCTGGCAGCAAGCGGTCGCGACTGACGCGTTTTCCGAATTGCGTTTTGTGCCGGGACAATACTGGACGCCGGCAACGTATCCCATTCTGGTGCGAGATCGTCAGATCAGCCTGCCTGACGAACCATTGGAATCGGTTCGGTCTCCTACCTTTATTCGCAATGCCGGTCACGTGATTTCTGAACTGGCTTACGCGATTGACCATGCAGTCCCCGAAGCGGAAAAACAGCAGTGGGTTCCCTATCTGAAAGCCGTCAGTCCGCATGCGCCTTATACGATCATGCAGGAACTGACTTACAACTGGGAGCAGAACCAGCAGCGAATCCCTGAACTGCTCAAGGAATATGCTGATGCCGATCTGCTGATTCATGCGATTGCACAGCAGTATCTGCTCAGGTTTGATTATCCCCGCGCCGAATCTATCTATCAGACAATGTACAATCAGGAACCTTCCTATGAAAATATTCAGCCATTAATTAATCTGGCCCGGGTTCAGGAGAACGCGGAACTGGAATTGAAACTGCTCAAGGAAGCGCTCAAACTGGCAGACAAAAGATCGCTGCAGAAGCGGCATCAGCAGGCCGAGATCGCGAAATATTATATACGACAGGGAGATTATCAGCAGGCTTTGTCCTATGCTGAACTGGTAGCGAAAAGTAATTCCAGCCGGGGGTTAAGAATAGGAGCGGAATGTCATCGACTGCTGGGCGATCTGGACAGTGCTTTCGAGCTGCGAAAACAGGAGTCGCTCCGCTATAACAATCAATTTAATTTTCACGCCTGGTGCCGCTCACAGGGTCTGGAACCTCCCGGTCCGCTTCAAGACCGACTGAAGCCTGTGCTGGAATATTATTCCAATGTGCCACTGCCCGATAATCGTCATCTGGTGGCGGACCAGTTGATTTATGGTCAACTCTTTGAAGTCGGCTGCTATCTGATTCTGGAAAACAATCCACGAACCGCTATGAAAGTCTGGAACTATTCCGCAGAGGAATACGAATTCGTGGCGGATGCGTTTCCGGCGGTCATGGCTGCGTTGCTGGCAGACGAACTGGGGCTGACGAAGGAGCGGGACGAATATCTCTCGAAAGCGATTCAGATTGAATTTCGTGCCCAGGGCAAAAGATATCATGTTCCGCAGATCAAACAGGTCCTGCTTTTCAAACAGATTCTGACCGGGAGTGACATTCCGTCCGCCGAAGTGATCGACTGGTATCTGCAGCAGCCACCTAATCAACAGATCCGCACCAACTTTCGATACTTTATCGGCAAAGCCTTACTGCAGAAAAAGCAGCACAAGCTGGCCATCCAGTATCTGCAGCAGGCAGTGGATTCAGGCGATCAGGAACAGAAAACCGCCCGGCTGGCGGCGTTTACACTGCTTAAAATGAAGAATAAACCGCAGCCTGCCGACACGAAAAAACCAGAGAATACCCCGGCAGAGTTACCGAGGCTGTTAGATCGAGTGCATGCTTACGGATACCATAAGAATCGTGATCTGGAACTGGTGACGTTGAATCGGGCGGCTGAACGGTTCCCCGAATCAAGTCTGGTACTGGTCAAGCGGGGCCATTTGCATGCGACCTTGAAAAAACGCGATCTGGCACAGCAGGACTTTGACAAAGCAATCGAACTTTCGCCGCAGGTGCCGGAAGTCTGGATGAGTCGTGGCGAATTCCTGGAATCGACGGGCAAAGATCAGGCTGCCATCAAAGATTATGAGCAGGCAGCGCAGCTGGATTCGAAAAACTACTTTGCACATCAGAAAGCTGCATTACTGCTGGCTGCCAGTGCGGATAACAAAGCACGGAACGGCAAACGGGCATTTGACCATGCCCGACAGGCAGCCCGACTCCTGACCGAAAAAAAATCGAGTAACATGGCGTTACTGGCAGCCGCTTATGCCGAACTCAAAGAGTTTAGTAAGGCGAAAGAGTACAATCAAAATGCGATTGAGAGCGAAAGCAACTATCGTCTCAAACGAAATTATCAGAACCGCCAGAAACTCTATGATGCGAAAAAGCCCCTACGGTTAAAGAAGCGTTCCTGA
- a CDS encoding trypsin-like peptidase domain-containing protein gives MRVHSFPFRLTACWGLLLISAVTCLTAEWVHAADTKRIVTDEKANAISAAMESSLAGLPKLYASVSPSVVRVETEQNNNLTGVIVSSDGHLLVGNGFSVVNGSGSIDVKVHLSDGRTVTATAAGWSIEWRLAVMKINAAGPWPAIEVGSTKELNAGEPCLVIGYSRRGDMKYDSSPAARFGLIDRSVPARWFTTTCFPGSFEYPAVVGMDGRLLGVDSGKTGTQNHATAVDVFVAHRNDLFAGKNLDWVRFPPAPDSVYRTGVGDHPELLRMRKTDDVLGKAKPPTRMSDAQLSKVRQIAKQTTVRLVSKDQRTYDGEDDARWSGVIVSEDGYTLTCAHAGQLPGERFTVRLSDGRDAEGVALGSNPITDIGLVKITTPGAWPFAKIAASSTLKPGDPLVVAGYPAVDAQGNWTTERLPKIDVTAVEHPLYLLWYREFNNRLDYLGQGGMSGGGVFNEHGCYVAVYQGSGNARSEVARLQWDDLQRIESIDTAIGLPHPLRKRFVAPSKAVAQSVVELLVDSKPVSSGTILDADGWILTKASVLDGKVSCRLSDQSVVVAEKRAESQAHDLALLKVDASDLTTATFSDQEPPAMTQLLCAVGPRPMLNPGIVSVETRAIPPEPRWKGGATEETPDGVKLSRSRDLHLSGTKLRRGDIIVSLNGHATPDVAALTQVLETKLAGYCTGDLASVALRRKGEAMNVLTTLPPTTGANYWIMDSRDTPRRSGFAAVFDTDIELPQPEVGCPVIDVEGRIRGIAIASRGHVETRRGLTSVLPSHIVKRVIQQLMAEATSP, from the coding sequence ATGAGAGTTCACAGCTTTCCTTTTCGACTTACAGCCTGTTGGGGACTCCTGCTGATCTCTGCGGTCACCTGCCTCACAGCGGAATGGGTACACGCTGCTGATACAAAACGCATCGTCACTGACGAAAAGGCGAACGCGATCTCTGCCGCGATGGAATCGTCTTTAGCAGGTCTGCCAAAACTCTACGCGTCAGTCAGCCCGTCGGTCGTGCGCGTCGAAACGGAGCAGAACAACAACCTGACCGGGGTCATCGTATCATCAGACGGACATCTCCTGGTGGGGAATGGGTTCAGTGTGGTGAATGGGAGCGGATCGATTGACGTGAAAGTCCATTTGAGCGATGGCCGTACCGTCACCGCGACGGCTGCCGGTTGGTCGATTGAATGGAGACTCGCCGTGATGAAGATCAACGCAGCAGGCCCCTGGCCGGCGATCGAAGTGGGCTCAACAAAGGAACTGAATGCCGGAGAACCCTGTCTCGTGATCGGCTACTCACGGCGCGGCGACATGAAATATGATTCGTCACCAGCGGCAAGGTTTGGGCTCATTGACCGTAGCGTACCTGCCCGCTGGTTCACAACAACGTGTTTTCCGGGATCTTTCGAGTACCCGGCCGTTGTGGGAATGGATGGCCGCCTGCTGGGAGTGGATAGCGGCAAAACGGGAACACAGAACCACGCGACCGCTGTCGATGTATTTGTCGCCCATCGCAATGACCTGTTTGCGGGAAAGAACCTCGATTGGGTGCGGTTTCCGCCCGCTCCTGATTCGGTCTATCGCACTGGTGTGGGCGACCACCCTGAGCTGCTGAGAATGAGGAAGACGGATGATGTCCTGGGTAAAGCAAAGCCGCCGACGCGCATGAGCGATGCGCAGTTGTCAAAGGTCAGGCAGATTGCGAAGCAAACAACGGTGCGACTGGTCTCGAAAGATCAACGTACCTACGACGGAGAAGATGATGCTCGCTGGAGCGGCGTGATTGTCTCTGAGGACGGCTACACCCTGACTTGTGCTCACGCCGGTCAGTTGCCGGGGGAACGGTTCACAGTTCGTCTGTCGGACGGTCGCGATGCTGAAGGTGTCGCGTTGGGCAGCAATCCGATCACGGATATCGGTCTGGTGAAGATCACAACACCGGGTGCGTGGCCATTCGCAAAGATTGCCGCGTCGTCGACATTGAAACCGGGCGATCCGCTCGTTGTCGCCGGGTATCCAGCCGTGGATGCGCAGGGGAACTGGACTACAGAACGATTACCAAAGATCGACGTCACGGCAGTGGAACATCCGCTGTACCTGTTGTGGTACCGTGAATTCAACAACCGACTCGATTATTTGGGTCAAGGTGGAATGTCTGGAGGAGGTGTATTCAATGAACACGGTTGCTATGTCGCTGTTTACCAGGGATCAGGGAACGCGCGGTCCGAAGTCGCCCGGCTGCAATGGGATGACTTGCAGCGAATTGAGTCGATCGACACTGCGATTGGATTGCCACATCCATTGCGTAAACGATTCGTCGCGCCGAGTAAGGCGGTTGCTCAATCGGTCGTGGAACTGTTAGTGGATTCCAAACCGGTCAGCAGCGGAACCATCTTGGACGCTGACGGATGGATTCTCACCAAGGCGAGTGTCCTGGACGGAAAGGTGAGTTGCCGCTTGTCCGACCAGTCTGTCGTCGTCGCCGAAAAACGGGCTGAGTCACAAGCGCATGACCTCGCCTTGTTGAAAGTCGACGCAAGCGACCTGACTACGGCCACGTTTTCCGACCAGGAGCCACCAGCGATGACACAACTCTTGTGTGCAGTGGGCCCACGACCGATGCTCAACCCGGGAATCGTGTCGGTCGAAACGCGCGCGATCCCACCCGAACCGCGGTGGAAGGGGGGCGCCACAGAAGAGACACCAGACGGCGTGAAGTTATCCCGATCGAGAGACCTGCATTTAAGCGGGACGAAGCTCCGGCGCGGTGACATCATTGTTTCCCTCAACGGTCATGCGACTCCCGATGTTGCCGCGTTGACTCAAGTATTAGAAACAAAGCTCGCCGGGTACTGCACCGGAGATCTGGCTTCGGTCGCACTGCGCCGCAAAGGTGAAGCGATGAACGTACTGACAACTCTGCCGCCGACCACCGGCGCGAATTATTGGATAATGGACTCGCGTGACACACCGAGGCGATCCGGCTTCGCTGCGGTCTTTGATACCGACATTGAACTTCCCCAGCCAGAAGTGGGCTGTCCCGTGATTGACGTGGAAGGCCGCATTCGCGGTATCGCTATCGCCAGTCGAGGCCACGTCGAAACACGACGTGGCCTGACTTCCGTATTGCCGAGTCACATCGTCAAACGCGTGATACAACAACTCATGGCTGAGGCAACCTCCCCATAA
- a CDS encoding RrF2 family transcriptional regulator codes for MQLTMQTDYALRTLMYLASQDDRATVTDVATLFSISSHHVAKVVNQLSRLGYIRSVRGMGGGIELAIPLEEIRLGEVIERFEGNLHLLECVGTQNVCVIQPFCKLKGVLAEAERIQLDYLNSVTLADVTPSRRQLKSIS; via the coding sequence ATGCAGCTTACCATGCAAACCGATTATGCTTTGCGAACCCTGATGTACCTGGCATCACAGGATGACCGGGCCACCGTTACTGATGTGGCAACGCTGTTTAGTATTTCTTCGCATCATGTCGCCAAGGTGGTGAACCAGTTGTCGCGCCTGGGATATATTCGCAGTGTGCGTGGCATGGGAGGCGGAATAGAACTGGCAATCCCCCTGGAAGAGATTCGTCTGGGTGAAGTGATCGAACGCTTTGAAGGAAATCTGCATCTACTGGAATGCGTTGGCACTCAGAACGTTTGTGTGATTCAGCCGTTTTGTAAGCTTAAAGGGGTCCTGGCGGAGGCCGAACGGATTCAGTTGGATTATCTCAACAGTGTGACTCTGGCCGATGTTACACCATCGCGTCGACAGTTGAAAAGTATTTCTTAA
- a CDS encoding PAS domain-containing protein, whose protein sequence is MSYQSSEYLVENWNQEQLDLELSAPHQAVGDAVICVDRDGILVLWNPGAERLFGFSSQEAIGEPLDLIIPHAYRKPHWEGFHAAMRQNQTRLGTKVIRVPMLRKDKSQFRGALTVGIVRGENNRIERIGAMIREETENKGTQE, encoded by the coding sequence ATGAGTTACCAATCAAGTGAGTATCTGGTTGAAAACTGGAATCAGGAACAGCTTGACCTTGAGTTAAGTGCGCCTCACCAAGCAGTCGGCGATGCCGTCATCTGCGTGGACCGGGACGGGATTCTGGTATTGTGGAATCCGGGAGCAGAGCGTCTGTTCGGTTTCTCCTCTCAGGAAGCGATCGGCGAGCCTCTTGATTTAATCATCCCTCACGCGTATCGCAAACCACACTGGGAAGGGTTTCATGCAGCCATGCGACAAAATCAGACTCGGCTGGGGACCAAAGTGATCAGGGTCCCCATGCTGCGAAAGGATAAAAGCCAGTTCCGCGGTGCGCTCACCGTTGGAATTGTGCGTGGTGAGAATAACAGGATTGAACGAATCGGTGCCATGATTCGAGAAGAAACCGAGAATAAAGGCACTCAGGAATGA
- a CDS encoding c-type heme family protein yields MKKLFVFLCIIPGLIWIWQEQHGLFLETMQAEEQTRQAVQHNPKTLPATVEEARIRAKILHETIHGSLQVMHRDFFLEDESITIPSRSLEDVFKELERAYGIKARWLAVNAKAMNIDNEPVSDFEKAAVKVLSDGKPEYEQIADKKFHYAGSIRLASQCLKCHLPQRTSNKDRVAGLVISMPLKKR; encoded by the coding sequence ATGAAAAAACTATTTGTGTTTTTATGCATTATCCCTGGCCTGATCTGGATCTGGCAAGAACAGCATGGGCTCTTCCTGGAGACCATGCAAGCTGAAGAGCAGACTCGACAGGCAGTACAACACAATCCCAAAACATTGCCTGCGACAGTCGAGGAGGCTCGAATTCGCGCGAAGATCTTACACGAGACGATTCATGGTTCACTTCAGGTCATGCATCGGGACTTTTTTCTCGAAGATGAAAGTATCACCATCCCTTCCCGCTCTCTGGAAGATGTCTTTAAAGAACTGGAACGCGCGTACGGGATCAAAGCCCGCTGGCTGGCAGTCAATGCCAAGGCAATGAATATTGACAATGAACCGGTGTCGGACTTTGAGAAAGCCGCTGTAAAAGTGTTGTCCGATGGAAAACCGGAATATGAACAAATTGCGGACAAGAAGTTTCACTACGCCGGTTCAATCCGTCTGGCTTCGCAATGTCTGAAATGCCATCTTCCCCAGCGAACCAGTAACAAAGATCGAGTGGCTGGGTTAGTCATTTCAATGCCGTTAAAAAAAAGGTAG
- a CDS encoding tellurite resistance/C4-dicarboxylate transporter family protein codes for MQFKLESDQSYSVKQTAMEGKLKSFAIVMATGIVSIACGQLNLWLISYGLLALCLASSAYLLFYNGAQMKKHKQLAIAEFLAPPTGFDFYTIVAASCILGSQFLQIVYLPAFALLLWLMSLIVWAWLSYSLLAHFIIRQSRLELVRDVHGGWLLLVVATQAVAVLGTSLSREFTVFREALVFLSLGLWLVGGLLYLWIISLIMYRSIFFAMNSNSLAPPYWISMGAMAISTLTGAGLISTAQNSVILSQVLPFLKGLTLLYWVIATWWIPLLVILGVWRHMIQKVSLSYDSQFWSIVFPLGMYSACTHRLAVELNYPPLMLAANLFAYIALGAWLITVVKMAYASLPAAVTIK; via the coding sequence ATGCAATTTAAATTGGAAAGTGATCAGTCATACTCAGTGAAACAGACTGCGATGGAAGGGAAACTGAAGTCGTTTGCCATCGTCATGGCAACGGGAATTGTTTCCATTGCCTGTGGGCAGTTAAATCTGTGGCTGATCTCTTATGGGTTACTGGCCTTGTGTCTTGCGTCGTCTGCGTACCTGCTGTTCTACAATGGAGCCCAGATGAAGAAACATAAGCAGTTGGCGATCGCCGAATTTTTAGCTCCCCCAACCGGATTCGATTTTTACACAATTGTGGCGGCCAGTTGTATCCTGGGAAGTCAGTTTCTTCAGATCGTGTACCTGCCAGCTTTCGCACTGCTGCTATGGTTGATGAGCCTGATTGTCTGGGCCTGGTTAAGCTATTCCCTCTTGGCTCATTTCATCATCAGACAGTCCAGGTTGGAACTTGTGAGAGATGTTCACGGAGGCTGGTTACTGCTGGTGGTTGCGACCCAGGCAGTTGCCGTTCTGGGGACTTCTCTGTCGCGGGAATTCACTGTGTTTCGTGAAGCCCTGGTGTTTCTTTCTCTGGGGCTTTGGCTGGTCGGCGGACTGTTATACCTCTGGATCATTTCACTGATCATGTACCGATCCATATTTTTTGCAATGAATTCCAATTCACTGGCTCCTCCCTACTGGATCAGCATGGGAGCAATGGCGATTTCCACACTAACCGGTGCCGGTCTCATTTCGACGGCACAAAACTCTGTGATCCTTTCGCAGGTTCTGCCCTTCCTGAAAGGCCTGACACTGCTCTACTGGGTGATAGCGACCTGGTGGATCCCACTGCTTGTGATCCTCGGAGTCTGGCGACATATGATTCAAAAAGTCAGCTTATCATATGATTCACAGTTCTGGAGTATCGTTTTTCCTCTAGGAATGTATTCAGCATGCACGCATCGTCTGGCTGTTGAACTGAACTATCCTCCGCTTATGCTGGCAGCGAATCTGTTCGCCTATATCGCATTGGGGGCCTGGCTGATAACGGTAGTAAAAATGGCCTATGCCAGCTTACCCGCCGCAGTAACCATTAAGTAA
- a CDS encoding c-type heme family protein — translation MKAMLRICTVISISVFSFGLVSFAEPPENGKEQKGTIQSSTTKQNKRPTQALSLAQARERAELTHILYSATLDAMHQSYFINERAAVPARVMERMFKEVENQENIKARWIAVNARAMSVDHEPETEFEKQAAEELASGKAVYERVENGVFQRAGSISLMNHGCLTCHVGFGKQNKKERFAGLIISIPVKSNPVKVKKD, via the coding sequence ATGAAAGCAATGCTCAGAATTTGTACTGTTATTTCGATAAGTGTATTTTCATTTGGTTTAGTTTCCTTCGCCGAGCCACCAGAGAATGGAAAGGAGCAGAAAGGAACAATACAGTCATCCACAACGAAGCAGAATAAGCGGCCCACACAAGCGCTGTCCCTCGCCCAGGCACGTGAGCGTGCAGAGCTGACACATATTTTGTACTCAGCAACACTGGATGCCATGCACCAGAGCTACTTTATTAATGAACGCGCAGCCGTTCCTGCACGCGTGATGGAACGCATGTTTAAAGAGGTAGAAAATCAGGAAAACATCAAGGCCCGGTGGATCGCCGTCAATGCCCGAGCCATGAGTGTCGATCATGAGCCGGAAACGGAATTCGAAAAACAGGCTGCTGAGGAACTCGCCTCCGGTAAAGCTGTATACGAGCGTGTGGAGAATGGTGTTTTCCAGCGGGCAGGTTCGATCTCGTTAATGAACCATGGTTGTTTAACATGTCATGTCGGGTTTGGGAAACAGAATAAAAAAGAACGATTTGCAGGATTGATCATTTCCATCCCGGTCAAATCTAATCCAGTCAAAGTGAAAAAGGACTAA